One stretch of Arachis duranensis cultivar V14167 chromosome 1, aradu.V14167.gnm2.J7QH, whole genome shotgun sequence DNA includes these proteins:
- the LOC107460311 gene encoding villin-4: protein MAVSMKDLDPAFKGAGQKDGLEIWRIENFNPVPIPESSHGKFYTGDSYVILKTTASKSGALRHDIHFWLGKDTSQDEAGTAAIKTVELDATLGGRAVQYREVQGHETEKFLSYFKPCIIPQEGGIASGFNHAEAEEYKTRLFEVKGKHVVHVREVPFARSSLNHDDVFILDTESKIFQFNGSTSSIQERAKALEVVQYIKDTYHDGKCDIAAIEDGKLMADAESGEFWALFGGFAPLPRKGASDDAKHGSHPLKLLRVEKGKAEPIEADSLTRELLETKKCYILDCGLEVFIWMGRNTSLDARKSAGVSAEELLNSTDRPKSQIIRIIEGFETVMFKSKFDSWPETTNVQNSEDGRGKVAALLKRQGVDVKGLLKAEPVKEEPKPHIDCTGHLQVWRVNGQEKISLPDSELSKFYSGDCYIFQYTYNGDDREECLIGAWMGNNSVEGDRTTALSMGCKMVESMKFIPSMARIYEGSEPIQFHAIMQTFIVFKGGLSDGYKNHIAEKGIPDETYKEAGVALFRIQGSDPENMQAIQVEPVASSLNSSHCYILHSETALFSWSGSLTTSEDHELVERMLDFIKPELQPKSHKEGIESEQFWELLGGKTEYPSQKIVRGKEHDPHLFSCHFSKGGDLKVKEIYNFSQDDLMTEDIFILDCHSEIFVWVGQGVDPKSRMQSLTIGEKFIEHDFLLEKLSRTTPMFIVMEGSEPPFFTCFFKWEAAKAAMLGNSFQRKLTILRNGGTPPVVKPKRRPSLQYGDKCQRSSRSMSVSPTPERVRVRGRSPAFNAIASTFEKPKDRNLSTPPPIVRKVYPKSGTANLNTLSLGLGSKSSAIARLTSSFEMPSARGKLIPQSLRVTSNTLKSNPERSDSEDSMSSRLESLTEEDAKEGEADDDEGLPVYPYDSVNTASTNPVPDIDVTKREAYLSATEFKEKLGMTKTEFYKLPKWKQNKLKVTVQLF from the exons CAAAGGAGCTGGACAGAAGGA TGGACTTGAAATTTGGCGTATTGAGAATTTTAATCCAGTTCCCATCCCTGAGTCTTCTCATGGGAAGTTTTACACTGGTGACTCATATGTGATCTTAAAG ACAACTGCTTCAAAAAGCGGTGCTCTACGCCATGATATCCATTTCTGGCTTGGAAAAGACACCAGTCAG GATGAAGCTGGTACTGCAGCTATAAAAACAGTGGAGTTGGATGCAACTCTAGGAGGACGTGCTGTTCAGTATCGTGAGGTGCAAGGTCACGAAACTGAAAAGTTCCTGTCTTATTTCAAACCATGCATTATACCACAAGAAGGTGGAATTGCCTCTGGTTTCAACCATGCTGAGGCTGAAGAATATAAGACACGGTTGTTTGAGGTCAAAGGAAAACATGTTGTACACGTTAGAGAG GTTCCTTTTGCTCGATCTTCTCTCAACCATGATGATGTTTTTATTCTGGATACTGAGTCCAAAATATTCCAATTTAATGGTTCCACTTCATCTATTCAAGAAAGGGCTAAAGCATTGGAAGTTGTGCAGTATATTAAGGATACTTACCATGATGGCAAATGTGACATAGCTGCTATTG AGGATGGAAAGTTGATGGCTGATGCTGAAAGTGGAGAATTCTGGGCTTTATTTGGAGGCTTTGCTCCTCTTCCACGAAAAGGCGCTAGTGATGATGCTAAACATGGTTCTCATCCTCTAAAGCTGCTTCG TGTTGAAAAAGGGAAGGCAGAACCAATTGAAGCTGATTCTTTGACAAGGGAGTTActtgaaacaaaaaaatgctATATTCTAGATTGTGGGTTGGAAGTGTTTATATGGATGGGAAGAAACACTTCTCTTGATGCAAGAAAAAGCGCAGGTGTATCTGCAGAA GAGTTACTCAATAGCACCGACCGACCAAAATCCCAGATAATTCGTATAATTGAAGGATTTGAAACAGTGATGTTCAAGTCCAAGTTTGATTCTTGGCCTGAGACAACTAATGTGCAAAATTCCGAAGATGGACGCGGCAAGGTGGCAG CACTTCTAAAACGTCAAGGAGTGGATGTAAAGGGTCTATTGAAAGCTGAGCCAGTAAAAGAAGAACCTAAACCGCACATTGATTGCACAGGACATTTGCAG GTTTGGCGCGTAAACGGTCAGGAAAAAATTTCCCTACCAGACTCTGAACTTTCAAAGTTTTATAGTGGAGATTGCTATATATTTCAGTATACATATAACGGAGATGATAGGGAAGAGTGTCTCATAGGAGCATGGATGGGAAATAATAGTGTTGAG GGAGATAGAACTACAGCTCTTTCAATGGGCTGCAAAATGGTTGAGTCAATGAAGTTTATCCCTTCCATG GCACGTATCTATGAGGGCAGTGAACCAATTCAATTTCATGCTATCATGCAAACTTTCATCGTTTTTAAG GGTGGACTTAGTGATGGATACAAGAATCACATTGCAGAAAAGGGAATTCCAGATGAGACATACAAAGAGGCTGGTGTTGCATTATTCCGCATCCAGGGCTCTGATCCGGAAAATATGCAAGCTATACAAGTTGAACCA GTTGCTTCCTCCTTGAATTCCTCCCATTGCTACATACTTCATAGTGAAACCGCCCTCTTTAGTTGGTCTGGAAGTTTAACAACATCAGAAGACCATGAACTTGTTGAGAGAATGCTGGATTTCATAAAG CCAGAGTTACAACCCAAATCACATAAGGAAGGTATAGAATCTGAACAGTTTTGGGAATTATTGGGAGGAAAAACAGAATATCCAAGTCAAAAGATTGTGAGGGGCAAGGAGCATGACCCTCACCTATTTTCTTGTCACTTCTCAAAAG GAGGAGACTTAAAG GTGAAAGAGATATACAATTTTTCCCAGGATGATCTGATGACAGAAGATATATTCATCTTGGATTGTCACTCTGAAATCTTTGTCTGGGTTGGCCAGGGAGTTGACCCCAAGAGCAGAATGCAGTCTCTAACCATTGGTGAG AAATTTATTGAGCATGATTTTCTTCTAGAAAAATTATCTCGGACCACTCCAATGTTTATTGTTATGGAAGGTAGCGAGCCACCGTTCTTCACTTGTTTCTTCAAATGGGAGGCTGCAAAAGCTGCA ATGCTTGGAAATTCATTTCAAAGGAAGCTTACAATCTTGAGAAATGGGGGTACTCCACCAGTGGTT AAACCAAAACGAAGACCATCTTTACAATATGGTGATAAGTGCCAGCGTTCCTCGCGCAGCATGTCTGTTAGTCCTACTCCTGAACGTGTTCGTGTCAGGGGCCGGTCGCCAGCATTTAACGCCATAGCATCCACTTTTGAGAAGCCTAAAGATAGGAACCTTTCAACCCCACCTCCAATTGTGAGAAAAGTGTATCCAAAATCAGGGACAGCAAACTTGAATActctttctcttggtcttgGATCTAAGTCTTCAGCCATAGCTCGGCTTACTTCTAGTTTTGAAATGCCTTCAGCTCGGGGAAAGTTGATACCTCAGTCGCTTAGAG TGACTTCAAATACACTCAAATCAAACCCAGAAAGAAGTGATAGTGAGGATTCTATGAGCAGCAGATTAGAATCTCTTACAGAGGAAGATGCAAAAGAAGGTGAAGCTGACGATGATGAAGGACTCCCAGTTTATCCGTATGATAGCGTTAACACAGCTTCTACCAATCCAGTACCAGACATTGATGTGACTAAACGAGAG GCTTATCTGTCAGCTACAGAGTTCAAAGAAAAACTTGGCATGACGAAGACTGAATTTTACAAGTTGCCGAAATggaaacaaaacaaactcaAAGTGACCGTTCAATTGTTCTGA